In the genome of Halobacterium noricense, one region contains:
- a CDS encoding RIO1 family regulatory kinase/ATPase domain-containing protein, whose translation MSIRQFVRGTVPWDSLEAVAREVADRYDQETVQVTFLETDNWLSTPCVVNDRWFVKVVSGQNALVHALFTGARNLGAFSSGREGFFEPFDGPVEMAEHELEATRKLRDLGVNAPEPVEAVEVDGLGVLVLEYLPEFRPLDELPAEAVERHAPELFGALATMHENGVAHGDLRGENVLVYEDDLYFIDATNVAGDGLEGARAYDLACALAALEPLVGAQTVVEVALDAYDTGDGSRTRADNAAALLDAQDFLSFVQIRPDHAFDAAALAGEIEKAASSRGDATR comes from the coding sequence GTGAGCATCCGCCAGTTCGTCCGCGGGACCGTCCCGTGGGACTCCTTGGAAGCCGTCGCCCGCGAGGTCGCCGACCGCTACGACCAGGAGACGGTCCAGGTGACGTTCCTGGAGACGGACAACTGGCTGTCGACGCCCTGCGTCGTCAACGACCGCTGGTTCGTGAAGGTGGTCTCCGGGCAGAACGCGCTCGTGCACGCGCTGTTCACGGGCGCGCGGAACCTCGGCGCGTTCTCCAGCGGCCGCGAGGGCTTTTTCGAGCCGTTCGACGGCCCCGTCGAGATGGCCGAACACGAACTCGAAGCCACGCGGAAACTCCGCGACCTCGGCGTGAACGCGCCCGAACCCGTGGAGGCGGTCGAGGTGGACGGGCTCGGCGTGCTCGTCCTCGAATATCTCCCGGAGTTCCGCCCGCTCGACGAACTCCCCGCCGAAGCCGTCGAACGCCACGCCCCCGAGCTGTTCGGCGCGCTCGCGACGATGCACGAGAACGGCGTCGCGCACGGCGACCTGCGCGGCGAGAACGTCCTCGTCTACGAGGACGACCTCTACTTCATCGACGCGACGAACGTCGCCGGCGACGGGCTGGAGGGCGCTCGCGCGTACGACCTCGCGTGTGCGCTGGCCGCGCTCGAACCGCTCGTCGGCGCCCAGACCGTCGTCGAAGTGGCGCTGGACGCCTACGACACCGGCGACGGGTCGCGAACGCGCGCGGACAACGCCGCGGCGCTGCTGGACGCCCAGGACTTCCTGAGTTTCGTCCAGATTCGACCCGACCACGCCTTCGACGCGGCGGCGCTGGCCGGCGAAATCGAGAAGGCCGCGAGTTCGCGCGGCGACGCGACGCGGTGA